The Miscanthus floridulus cultivar M001 chromosome 17, ASM1932011v1, whole genome shotgun sequence genome has a window encoding:
- the LOC136517361 gene encoding villin-1-like isoform X1 yields the protein MKGVDDAFLGVGDKPGMSIWCIVGSSLVPVAKPQHGKFYTGSTYIILNTAELKSGFRRHDVHYWVGEESKEEDCLMASDKAVELDAALGSSTVQYRETQGEESDKFLSYFKPCVIPVQGCFFSHLKGSGDRSNAATMFRCEGEHVARVTQVRGLLSQDFHSFAEMLMQDKPAVFLILSQVPFSRSSLDHKSVFIVDTPSKIFLFSGCNSSMQTRAKALDVVKHLKENRHSGRCEIAAIEDGKLVGDSDAGEFWNLFGGYAPIPRDLPDTVKEEPPTAPSKKLFWINKRNLVPLEAHLLDREMLNSDRSYMLDCSTEIFIWMGMTTLVSERKSSVTVLEDYVHSQGRSFNVVTFIMTEGHETVDFKLHFQHWPRNVELKLYEAGREKVAAIFKYQGYDVTEIPEDKPQQLISCNGSLKVWLVDHGCTNLLSTEDQEQLYTGDCYIIRYSYVEDGKDYHLFFAWSGKNSVKDDSMVATSLMSSMAGSVKGHPVVAQVFEGREPELFFSVFRSLIIFKGGRSAAYKNSVLQKNPRNGYHQKEGVALFRVQGLKHDCVQAIQVDLVASSLNSSHCYILQDNGLFLTWLGGLSSRNDHNILDMMMSKLCPMKQSLVVREGSEPDHFWKALGGRSEYSKEKRVKGWPADPHLYACRFEQGLLKVKEVFSFCQDDLATEETLILDCNDEIYVWVGLHSDITSKEQALNIGKMFLQDSATNGGRSIEKTVYAITEGDEPVFFRNFFSWDNSKQSSMVGNSFERKLAVLKGVSPKLEAPDRSMRRLPSRRPGISSEPTTPEHQHQQQLTARRAFGSASAGRFVRERSPAAAPPTSSPSPKSRSSSSTSSTPTAVARRLFPASVHASEAVHVVSTGTARRR from the exons ATGAAGGGCGTCGACGATGCGttcctcggcgtcggcgacaAGCC AGGGATGTCCATTTGGTGCATTGTTGGGAGCAGTCTGGTCCCAGTTGCAAAACCCCAGCACGGCAAGTTCTACACCGGCAGCACCTACATCATACTGAAT ACAGCCGAGCTGAAATCCGGGTTTCGCCGACACGATGTGCATTACTGGGTTGGGGAGGAGTCCAAAGAG GAAGATTGTCTCATGGCCTCAGACAAGGCCGTTGAGTTGGACGCGGCACTGGGCTCCAGCACGGTCCAGTACAGGGAGACACAGGGCGAAGAATCTGACAAGTTCTTGTCATACTTCAAACCGTGTGTCATCCCAGTACAAGGCTGCTTCTTTTCGCACCTGAAAGGATCTGGTGATAGATCCAACGCCGCCACGATGTTTAGGTGCGAAGGAGAGCACGTTGCTCGCGTCACGCAAGTAAGAGGTCTACTATCTCAAGATTTTCATTCGTTTGCTGAAATGCTGATGCAAGACAAACCTGCTGTGTTTCTAATCCTGTCTCAGGTACCGTTTTCACGGTCCTCTCTGGATCACAAATCGGTCTTTATTGTGGACACGCCGTCAAAGATTTTCCTTTTCAGTGGCTGTAATTCTAGTATGCAAACAAGGGCTAAAGCATTGGATGTTGTTAAGCATCTGAAGGAGAACCGACACTCAGGCAGATGTGAGATCGCGGCAATAG AGGATGGAAAGCTTGTTGGTGATTCTGATGCTGGAGAGTTCTGGAACCTGTTTGGAGGCTATGCGCCTATTCCTCGTGATTTACCTGACACAGTCAAGGAAGAGCCACCAACTGCACCATCCAAAAAACTTTTTTG GATCAATAAGAGAAACCTTGTTCCATTGGAGGCACATTTGTTAGATAGAGAAATGCTGAACTCAGACAGAAGTTACATGCTGGACTGCAGCACTGAAATATTCATTTGGATGGGGATGACAACACTGGTTTCGGAGAGGAAGTCATCTGTTACTGTCCTAGAA GATTATGTGCACTCCCAGGGCAGGTCATTCAACGTTGTCACATTTATTATGACAGAAGGCCATGAAACTGTTGATTTTAAGCTGCACTTTCAGCATTGGCCCAGGAATGTTGAGCTAAAGTTATATGAGGCTGGCCGAGAGAAAGTGGCAG CTATTTTCAAGTATCAGGGCTATGATGTCACAGAAATTCCAGAGGATAAACCTCAGCAGCTCATCAGTTGTAATGGCAGTCTGAAG GTGTGGTTGGTAGACCATGGTTGTACAAACCTCCTTAGCACTGAGGACCAGGAGCAATTGTACACTGGAGACTGTTATATCATACGGTACAGCTATGTGGAAGATGGAAAAGATTACCATCTGTTCTTTGCCTGGTCCGGTAAGAATAGTGTAAAG GACGATAGCATGGTGGCAACATCGTTAATGTCTAGCATGGCTGGTTCAGTCAAAGGGCATCCAGTTGTG GCACAAGTTTTTGAGGGCAGAGAACCAGAATTGTTTTTCTCAGTGTTCAGGTCACTAATCATATTCAAG GGGGGCAGGAGTGCTGCATATAAGAATTCTGTTCTAcagaaaaatcctagaaatggaTATCATCAGAAGGAAGGAGTCGCCCTGTTCCGTGTTCAAGGTCTTAAACATGATTGTGTGCAGGCCATTCAAGTTGATCTG GTTGCAAGTTCACTTAATTCCTCACACTGTTATATTTTGCAAGACAACGGTTTGTTCCTTACCTGGTTAGGAGGCCTCTCTTCACGAAACGATCATAATATACTTGACATGATGATGAGCAAGTTGTGT CCGATGAAACAGTCCTTGGTTGTCAGAGAAGGCTCTGAACCGGATCACTTCTGGAAAGCTTTGGGAGGACGATCAGAGTACTCGAAAGAGAAGCGTGTGAAGGGTTGGCCTGCAGATCCACATCTGTATGCTTGTAGATTTGAACAAG GTTTGCTCAAG GTCAAGGAGGTATTCAGCTTCTGTCAGGACGACCTGGCAACTGAAGAAACATTGATTCTGGATTGCAATGACGAAATCTACGTTTGGGTTGGGCTACACTCGGATATTACATCCAAGGAGCAAGCTCTCAATATTGGCAAG ATGTTCCTTCAGGATAGCGCTACTAACGGTGGAAGATCGATCGAAAAAACAGTGTATGCAATCACAGAAGGGGATGAGCCTGTATTTTTCAGAAACTTTTTCAGCTGGGACAATTCAAAGCAATCATCT ATGGTTGGCAACTCATTTGAGAGGAAGCTGGCCGTCCTGAAAGGGGTCTCTCCAAAACTAGAG GCACCGGACAGAAGTATGCGCAGGCTGCCGTCGAGGAGGCCTGGGATATCGTCGGAGCCGACCACACcggagcaccagcaccagcagcagctgACGGCGAGGAGGGCTTTCGGCTCCGCGTCTGCTGGGAGGTTTGTCAGGGAGCGCTCTCCAGCTGCCGCACCGCCAACGTCATCGCCATCTCCCAAAAGCCGTTCCTCGTCCTCGACGTCGTCGACGCCCACCGCAGTGGCACGGCGGCTCTTCCCTGCCTCGGTGCACGCGTCGGAGGCCGTGCACGTGGTCTCCACGGGGACAGCTCGACGACGGTGA
- the LOC136517361 gene encoding villin-1-like isoform X2, with amino-acid sequence MKGVDDAFLGVGDKPGMSIWCIVGSSLVPVAKPQHGKFYTGSTYIILNTAELKSGFRRHDVHYWVGEESKEEDCLMASDKAVELDAALGSSTVQYRETQGEESDKFLSYFKPCVIPVQGCFFSHLKGSGDRSNAATMFRCEGEHVARVTQVPFSRSSLDHKSVFIVDTPSKIFLFSGCNSSMQTRAKALDVVKHLKENRHSGRCEIAAIEDGKLVGDSDAGEFWNLFGGYAPIPRDLPDTVKEEPPTAPSKKLFWINKRNLVPLEAHLLDREMLNSDRSYMLDCSTEIFIWMGMTTLVSERKSSVTVLEDYVHSQGRSFNVVTFIMTEGHETVDFKLHFQHWPRNVELKLYEAGREKVAAIFKYQGYDVTEIPEDKPQQLISCNGSLKVWLVDHGCTNLLSTEDQEQLYTGDCYIIRYSYVEDGKDYHLFFAWSGKNSVKDDSMVATSLMSSMAGSVKGHPVVAQVFEGREPELFFSVFRSLIIFKGGRSAAYKNSVLQKNPRNGYHQKEGVALFRVQGLKHDCVQAIQVDLVASSLNSSHCYILQDNGLFLTWLGGLSSRNDHNILDMMMSKLCPMKQSLVVREGSEPDHFWKALGGRSEYSKEKRVKGWPADPHLYACRFEQGLLKVKEVFSFCQDDLATEETLILDCNDEIYVWVGLHSDITSKEQALNIGKMFLQDSATNGGRSIEKTVYAITEGDEPVFFRNFFSWDNSKQSSMVGNSFERKLAVLKGVSPKLEAPDRSMRRLPSRRPGISSEPTTPEHQHQQQLTARRAFGSASAGRFVRERSPAAAPPTSSPSPKSRSSSSTSSTPTAVARRLFPASVHASEAVHVVSTGTARRR; translated from the exons ATGAAGGGCGTCGACGATGCGttcctcggcgtcggcgacaAGCC AGGGATGTCCATTTGGTGCATTGTTGGGAGCAGTCTGGTCCCAGTTGCAAAACCCCAGCACGGCAAGTTCTACACCGGCAGCACCTACATCATACTGAAT ACAGCCGAGCTGAAATCCGGGTTTCGCCGACACGATGTGCATTACTGGGTTGGGGAGGAGTCCAAAGAG GAAGATTGTCTCATGGCCTCAGACAAGGCCGTTGAGTTGGACGCGGCACTGGGCTCCAGCACGGTCCAGTACAGGGAGACACAGGGCGAAGAATCTGACAAGTTCTTGTCATACTTCAAACCGTGTGTCATCCCAGTACAAGGCTGCTTCTTTTCGCACCTGAAAGGATCTGGTGATAGATCCAACGCCGCCACGATGTTTAGGTGCGAAGGAGAGCACGTTGCTCGCGTCACGCAA GTACCGTTTTCACGGTCCTCTCTGGATCACAAATCGGTCTTTATTGTGGACACGCCGTCAAAGATTTTCCTTTTCAGTGGCTGTAATTCTAGTATGCAAACAAGGGCTAAAGCATTGGATGTTGTTAAGCATCTGAAGGAGAACCGACACTCAGGCAGATGTGAGATCGCGGCAATAG AGGATGGAAAGCTTGTTGGTGATTCTGATGCTGGAGAGTTCTGGAACCTGTTTGGAGGCTATGCGCCTATTCCTCGTGATTTACCTGACACAGTCAAGGAAGAGCCACCAACTGCACCATCCAAAAAACTTTTTTG GATCAATAAGAGAAACCTTGTTCCATTGGAGGCACATTTGTTAGATAGAGAAATGCTGAACTCAGACAGAAGTTACATGCTGGACTGCAGCACTGAAATATTCATTTGGATGGGGATGACAACACTGGTTTCGGAGAGGAAGTCATCTGTTACTGTCCTAGAA GATTATGTGCACTCCCAGGGCAGGTCATTCAACGTTGTCACATTTATTATGACAGAAGGCCATGAAACTGTTGATTTTAAGCTGCACTTTCAGCATTGGCCCAGGAATGTTGAGCTAAAGTTATATGAGGCTGGCCGAGAGAAAGTGGCAG CTATTTTCAAGTATCAGGGCTATGATGTCACAGAAATTCCAGAGGATAAACCTCAGCAGCTCATCAGTTGTAATGGCAGTCTGAAG GTGTGGTTGGTAGACCATGGTTGTACAAACCTCCTTAGCACTGAGGACCAGGAGCAATTGTACACTGGAGACTGTTATATCATACGGTACAGCTATGTGGAAGATGGAAAAGATTACCATCTGTTCTTTGCCTGGTCCGGTAAGAATAGTGTAAAG GACGATAGCATGGTGGCAACATCGTTAATGTCTAGCATGGCTGGTTCAGTCAAAGGGCATCCAGTTGTG GCACAAGTTTTTGAGGGCAGAGAACCAGAATTGTTTTTCTCAGTGTTCAGGTCACTAATCATATTCAAG GGGGGCAGGAGTGCTGCATATAAGAATTCTGTTCTAcagaaaaatcctagaaatggaTATCATCAGAAGGAAGGAGTCGCCCTGTTCCGTGTTCAAGGTCTTAAACATGATTGTGTGCAGGCCATTCAAGTTGATCTG GTTGCAAGTTCACTTAATTCCTCACACTGTTATATTTTGCAAGACAACGGTTTGTTCCTTACCTGGTTAGGAGGCCTCTCTTCACGAAACGATCATAATATACTTGACATGATGATGAGCAAGTTGTGT CCGATGAAACAGTCCTTGGTTGTCAGAGAAGGCTCTGAACCGGATCACTTCTGGAAAGCTTTGGGAGGACGATCAGAGTACTCGAAAGAGAAGCGTGTGAAGGGTTGGCCTGCAGATCCACATCTGTATGCTTGTAGATTTGAACAAG GTTTGCTCAAG GTCAAGGAGGTATTCAGCTTCTGTCAGGACGACCTGGCAACTGAAGAAACATTGATTCTGGATTGCAATGACGAAATCTACGTTTGGGTTGGGCTACACTCGGATATTACATCCAAGGAGCAAGCTCTCAATATTGGCAAG ATGTTCCTTCAGGATAGCGCTACTAACGGTGGAAGATCGATCGAAAAAACAGTGTATGCAATCACAGAAGGGGATGAGCCTGTATTTTTCAGAAACTTTTTCAGCTGGGACAATTCAAAGCAATCATCT ATGGTTGGCAACTCATTTGAGAGGAAGCTGGCCGTCCTGAAAGGGGTCTCTCCAAAACTAGAG GCACCGGACAGAAGTATGCGCAGGCTGCCGTCGAGGAGGCCTGGGATATCGTCGGAGCCGACCACACcggagcaccagcaccagcagcagctgACGGCGAGGAGGGCTTTCGGCTCCGCGTCTGCTGGGAGGTTTGTCAGGGAGCGCTCTCCAGCTGCCGCACCGCCAACGTCATCGCCATCTCCCAAAAGCCGTTCCTCGTCCTCGACGTCGTCGACGCCCACCGCAGTGGCACGGCGGCTCTTCCCTGCCTCGGTGCACGCGTCGGAGGCCGTGCACGTGGTCTCCACGGGGACAGCTCGACGACGGTGA